The genomic DNA AGACACTCGAAGAACTGACCGTTGTTGGACGTGCCGTCGCCAAAGAAAGCCGCTGTCACCTGATCTGCCGACTCATCGCCCATCGTTTCCCGGCGATACTTGGTCTGGAAAGCGGCACCCAGCGCCACCGGAATGCCTTCGCCAATAAAGGCATAGCCGCCCAACAGCCGATGCTCTGCCGAGAACAGGTGCATAGAGCCACCCCGTCCCTTGCTGCATCCGGTTGCTTTGCCAAAGAGTTCTGCCATTACTTCGCGGGCAGGCACCCCTGCACTCAGGGCATGGACGTGATCCCGGTAGGTACTGCACACATAGTCGTTACCGGGACGCATGGTGCGAATCACCCCCGTCGAAATGGCTTCCTGCCCGTTATACAGGTGGACGAACCCAAACATTTTTCCCCGGTAGTACATCTCGGCGCACTTGTCTTCAAAGGTGCGACCCAGAACCATGTCTTCGTAAAGCATCAGTCCTTCCTCGCGGGTCACGGGCGCGATCGAGGACAAAGTGGGGATTGTTCGTTCCTGAGTTGTTGCCATGCCGTATCCTTCAGCGGTTTTGTGATGGACGATAACGTACTGTGCTTGCGTCTGTGCTTGTGTACTTCTATGTACTTGCTCTGGTGTGGACTTGTTCTGATATGGATTTGCTCTTAGAATTTGCCCTTTAAAGTCTGCTTTTTAAGGTATGCACTTCTGCGGCAGATTCCCATGCTCCTGTCTGAATTCAGGGACGATCGCTATATTAAGAATAATATTAAGCGTCGTTTGCTTGCGTTGACCCTGCAAAATCGATCGGTAGCCGGGGCTTTCCTGAGGAAGGTGCAGCAGGAATCGCAGAATATCCTAGCTCGATCGGGGGACAGAAAGCTGGGAAACAAGTAAAATCTACGGATATCGCTCAGGTAATCTACACTACTTCCATAGATCCTTACCATCCCTGTCTGAATCACTAAGCGGGATCGGGTACAATCTGCAAACTTAGACCAAGCTAATCAGCATAGAATGTGCTGTTTCCTGCCGATGAACCTGTTCCTCGTCAACTGGGCAATTGAAACAAGCAAAATTTACCCTCCTGTCCGAAGTTGAGCGTTATCCCTGTCTGTATCCAGCAACACAATATCCAGCACTGCAATTCCTTTGTTGAACTGCTATTAGCTCATTGTCGTTCGCAATTTACTGTCACTCACAATTTTTACTGTCACTCGCAGTTACCATCAGGCACAACGACCAGGCAGATAGAACGATCATCTGACATACTCATCAGGCAGGCGTAGCCATCGGGAAAAAAGAAGCGCTATCAGGGCAATTGGGACGATCGGGTTCAGCGAGTTCGGATATAATCTTTCTCTATTTGGTTTGCGGTCGAACCGGAGAGAGAGCTTATGTAAGTTTTGAATCTAATCCGTAAGAGTGTTATAAAAAGGGACTTTTTTTACCTATGCTGAGGGATGCATTTCACAAGATAAATTTAAGTGAACTTCTGCCCGAAACCAGGTTTGCGGCGTTTTGAGGGCAACGGACAAGCGAGGTCTCAGCTCGTAGTCAATTTGTTTTATCTGTTTTGATCGGATTGCTTTGATTCGGGCTATTTTGATCAAACTGTGTTGATAGGAACTATTAGGATCGCTAGCTTGTGTGGCAGATGAACGACTTTCAGGGGAGGAGACGGTGCGAATTCCTCTAGACTACTATCGGATTCTTGGGCTACCGATTCAGGCGACGGCTGAGCAACTTCAGCAGGCTCATCGCGATCGGGTTCTTCAGTTTCCTCCTCGAAGGGAATTTTCAGAGGCGGCAATTGCTGCACGGCGAAGTCTTCTGGATGAAGCTTACGCAGTCCTGTCCGATCCGACGCGACGGCAGGAATACGATACGGGCTTTCTTGCCAAATCCTATGAGCTGCTGGATGCAGGACGATCCCAGGAAGCGATCGACGATCCCGATAAGAACGGCAGCTATCATCCGGGCGATCCCGACTTAGGGATTGATTTCTACACGCCCTCGATCGAGATCGATGAGTCCCAGTTCGTCGGTGTGCTGCTCATCCTGCTGGAACTGGGCGAGTATGAGCTGATTTTGAAGCTGGGTCGTCCCTATTTAATCGGCGGCACCCAGAGCTTAAAGCAGAACTATGGCGATCCCAATCTAGTTGCAGATGATATTGTGCTGGCGGTTGCGGTTGCCTGCCTGGAACTGGGGCGGGAACAGTGGAACCAGGGGCAGTACGAGAATGCTGCTGAGTCGCTAGAAACGGGTCGAGAACTGTTGCTGCGCGAAGGAGTCTTTGCCCAGCTTCGAGGCGAAATGCAGGCAGAACTCTATAAGCTGCGTCCCTACCGAATTTTGGAACTGCTTGCCCTGCCGGAAAGCCATCTTGCGGAGCGCCGCCAGGGGCTGACTCTGCTGCAAGAAATGCTGCAAGACCGAAGTGGAATTGATGGCGATGGTGCGGATCAATCGGGGCTAAACACTGACGATTTCCTGCGGTTTATCCAGCAGCTTCGCAGCTACCTTACCTCCGAGGAGCAGCAAAATCTGTTTGAAATTGAGGCGCGTCGTCCTTCTCCGGTAGCGACCTATTTGGCGGTTTATGCGCTGGTGGCAAGAGGCTTTGCGGAAAGGCAACCTGCCCTGGTGCGTCGGGCAAAAACTCTGCTATTGCGGCTGAGTTCTCCCCAACAGGATGTCTATCTGGAGCAGGCGGTTTGTGCGCTGCTGCTGGGACAAACGGAAGAAGCCAGTCGGGCACTGGAGCGTAGTCAGGAGTACGAGTCGCTGGCGTTTATTCGCGACCATTCCCAGGGATCGCCCGATCTGCTGCCGGGGCTATGCCTTTACAGCGAACGCTGGCTGCAAAACGAGGTCTTTCCCCATTTCCGGGATCTGGCTCGCAAGCAGGCATCCCTTAAGGCTTACTTTGCGGACGAGGATGTGCAGGCATACCTGGAAGAACTGCCCAACGAACCCGAAACGAATCAGCCCTGGATGACCCCCGGTACGGGAATCTATCGGGAACCTCAGAATACTTCCAGCCAACCCCAGTGGCTCCGCCCGCCCCGCGACACTTCGACCGCAACCCTGCCCGATCGAGAAAGCGGTGCAGGACTCCTCCCGGCAGAAAGAGTCCCGGTGCGGGAAGAATCCCATAACACCCTTCGCCCGAATTCGGGAAGAAATCGCCTTCCGGAAGCCCGGCAACCTGGTTCCAACAGCGACTATGGTAGCGGTAATGGCATCTACCGCCCTGCCCCTGGTACCTCGGAAGAACCGATCGTGGTATCCCCGTCTCCTCGCCGCAGCAGTTCTCAAAAGGGATTCCGATTGGATCGTCTGCTGTTTCTGGTGGCGATCGGCGTTATTAGCGTGGGGGCGCTGATATTTTTGATCAGCCGTCTGTTTGCTAGACCCAGTGATCCTGTCCAGTCGGACAATCCTGCGGCGATCGCTCCTTCTGCGCCTGCTTCTCCTTCCCCGACTGTCTCCCCCTCACCCGAATCTGCAACGGAACCGCTGACAGAAACCAGTGCATCCCAGGTGATTCAGTCCTGGCTTCGGGCAAAATCCGCCGCGATGGGAGAGCAGCACGAAACCAATGTCCTATCGAATATCCTGACCAATCCACTGCTGGCAGAATGGCGGACGCGATCGGAGAAGGCAAGGACGGAGGGCTGGTACTGGGAGTATGAGCATCCAAATGTGGAGATTGTGTCTGTCTCCACGGAAGCCGGAAATTCGAGCGCGAATGCTGCTGGTTCTAATTCCGCTAGCCCAGAATCTAGTCCGGAAGCCAGTTCACCGACCGCCGGGAGTTCAACCAGCAGTCCAGACAGTAGCCCAACAAGTAGCCCGACAAATAGTCCAGCCAGCGGTTCTAGTACATTGACAGCCAGCGATCGGGCAGAGGTCGAGGCGATCGTGACGGAAAGAGGCGAGCTGTTTGTAAACGGGCAGCTTGACCAGAGTTCTTCTTACGACGACAGCATCCGTGCCCGCTATAGTCTGGTGAGGGAACAGGGTCAGTGGAAGATCGAGGGAATCGACGTTTTACAATAGAACAGCATTCCTTAGAACCGCTTATCTTGCGCCCTGAACTGATTCCCCATGACAGATGCCCTGCTTCAGTCCTACCTGCCGCTGTTTGTCTGGACAGGGCTGGGGCTAATTTTTTCGGGCGCATTGCCCGCCTCCCTGCCGCGATTGTTAGGTCGAAGCCTTTACTGGGTGGGGGTTCCCGTCGAGATTCTGGCGCTTGCTCGGCAGACGGATTTTTCAGCCGAAGTGAGCCTGGCTCCTCCGCTCACGGTGGGGACGCTGCTTTGCGGTTTTACGATCGCCTGGATGGTGCTGCAAGGATTGCAGTCGGGGTTACAGTCTCGATTCCTACAGGGTGTGTTTTTGCCTTTGACAGGGGGCGATCGAACCTCTGAAGACAGCCATCCCCTGACCCAGGCTCTTGCTCCGGCACAGCGGGGGAGCTTTCTAGTTTCTTCGGTTTTGGGAAACACAGGATTTATTGGATTGGCGATCGCGCCCCATTTTGTGAGTGCCGATGCCTGGGGTTGGCTGGTGTCCTACAGCGTGACGCAGAATGTGGTGGGCACCTATGGTATGGGCGTATTCATTGCCAGCTATTACGGACGGCAGGCGGCGCACCCGCAAATCGGCAGGCTCCTGAAAGATGTTCTGACTGTGCCTTCGCTGTGGGCGTTTGTGTTGGGCTACAGTACCCAGGCGGTTCCCCTGCCGGAGATGGTGGAATTTGGGCTGCATCGCTCGATCACCCTCGTCATCCCGGCGGCGCTGCTGTTAATGGGTATCCGGCTCCGGCAGCTTCATGGGTGGAAAAGCCTGCAAATTGCGGTCGTGCCAATGCTGCTCAAGACGATCGCCCTGCCGCTGCTGGTTGGGTTAATCACTCATATGTGGGGATTGCCGCAGGATGCCCAACTGTCTCTGGTCTTGATGGCGGGAATGCCGAGCGCCTTTGCTGGATTGATTCTGGCGGAGGAGTATGAAATCGATCGTTCCCTGGTTGCCAGCAGTATTGTGCTGACCACGGTAATTTGCCTGCTGCTGATTCCCCTGTGGCTCTGGCTATTCCGCTAGCACTGTTGTTCTTGCCCTCCCTGGGAGAACGCTAAAATTCAGCGGATTAATCGGGATTGATTTGGATTGATTCAGAGCGGATAAAGCAACATTTCTTTGCCCTTCGTCCTATTTCGACTTGTTTTTAACCCCAATTAGAAGTAGAACGATAGCAGAACCTTCACAAACTTTAACAATGTCGCGTTCCTCTCCGACGATCGATCCTGCGTCTGGTAATCTCGCGTCTGGTAATCCTGCATTTGGTCATCCTGCGTCTGGGAAACCGTTTTCCGCTTCGCTGGCTCAAACCGCATCCGCCTCTAGTGGAAATCATCTTTTCGCAGCTCTAACGTCAGTGGATTTTTTGCCGCGATTCCTGCGTCTGGCAACGATTAACGTCCTGTCAAATTTGATGGTTCCTCTCTCAGGATTAATCAGCGTTGCATTTTTGGGACATCTGGGCGACATCCGCTACCTGACAGGCGTGACCCTGGCGACGGTTTTGTTCAACACCATTTACCGGACGCTCAGCTTTCTGCGGATGGGCACCAACGGTATGACGGCACAGGCAGTCGGGCGGAACGATCGTCCCCAAATGCTATTGACGGGACTGCGAAACGGGCTGCTGGCGATCGGATTGGGAATCGTGATTCTGCTGTTTCAGCATCCGCTGCGGGATTTAGGTTTTCGGTTGCTGAATGCGGCTCCGGATGTGGGGGCGGCAGGGCAGGCGTACTACGATGCGCGGATCTGGGCGGCTCCCGTGACGCTGCTAAATTTTGTGATTATGGGCTGGCTGCTGGGACAGGAGAAAGGCGAAGCGAAGGACTATCCTTTCTGGCGCAGTCGGGTGCTGCTGCTGTCGGCGATCGGTAATGCGGTGAACATTGTGATGGACTATTGGCTGATTGTGCGGTGGGACTGGCAAAGTGCGGGAGCAGGCTGGGCAACGGCGATCGGGCAACTAGCAATGGCGATCGCGGGACTGGTGGTAGTGGGGCGGATGGTGAAGTGGCAAGAAATTCGAGCGGTGGCTCCGGAGATTTTGAACTGGGCAGAATTTCGGCAAACCCTGACGCTAAATACAAATTTGCTGGTTCGCACCTTTACCCTGCTCTGCGCTTTCTCTCTGTTTGCCAGCCTCAGTTCTGCCCTGGGAACCGATACCCTGGCGGAAAATGCGCTGCTGCTGCAAATTGTGACCCTGACTGCCTACTTTATCGACGGCTTTGCCTACGCCACAGAAAGCCTGGCGGGAATGTTCCACGGAGAAGGACGGCGCGATCGCCTGATGCCGCTAGCCAAGCTCGCAGGGGGAATCAGTTTGCTCTTTGCGCTGACGATCGCATTCATCTGCGTTAGTTTTCCCCATTCGGTGTTTCATGTCTTTACCGATAATGCCGTCGTTCTGGCAGGTATCCACGAGTTTGTGTTCTGGCTTTTACCCGTACTGGGATGCGGCTCGATCGCCTTTATGCTCGACGGCTATTTTGCGGGACTTACCGCTGGCATTACCCTCCGCAATACCGCTTTAGCTGCCACTCTACTGGGATTCGTGCCCGTGGCAATACTTGCCTGGAATACCCAAAATTCCACGCTGCTCTGGCTGGCGATGACGCTGTTTATGGCAATGCGAGCGGGACTTCTAGCAGTGCGAGTTCCGGCGACGGTGCGGGGAGAAGGCTAAATTCTAGAAGGCTGAATTCTAGAAGGCTAGCTTTTAACCGCAGGTTCGCTCAGGGTTTGCGGCTCTACTGCCTCGTCCTGAATCGATCGCCCGCAGTCCTTTTGAACCACCAGTACGGCACAGGGGGCACGATGCATAACGTGATTGCTGACGCTTCCCAGAAACACCTCTGCGAGTCCGGATCTGCCGCGTCGTCCCATGACAATCAGGTCTGCCCCCCAGGTTTTAGCCGCCTGACATAGCCCTTCTCCCGGCTCCGCAATCCGATATTCGGAGGTGGCAGAAACGCCAGCCTGCCGTGCTAATTGGCAGTAGCGATACAGCAATTCCTGTACCTGATGGGTCTGCTGGGACAGCCGCAGGGATTCGACCTGATAGCTGTGGTGCATAATTTCGGGGGAAATGCCCATCTCGCCTGGCATCGGCGGCATGAGCGTCACTACGTCGGCAGTCATGCAGTGAAACAGCAGCAGTTTTGCCTCGCTTTGGCGGGCTAAATCGAGTGCCTGATCAAAGACGGTCTGACTTAACAGCGAGTAATCGATCGCCACTAAAATCCGCTTGAAACCCATGTCGTCCCTCCTTGCAGCGGTCAATTGAAGCGATGAATTGGAACGATAACTAGAGCAATCCGTAATGAGCTGTAACGGAAGGGTGTCTAACAGGTCTTAAAAAGCCTGCATTACCCCCCAAATTCCTCAGCGATTTGCTGCCGCGTTTCAAGCGCGAGGGGTGACTTCCAAACCAATTAATGATCAACGGTTTCCTCTACTCAAACCCTAGCGCAAGTCAAATTGTCGCGATCACCTTTGTTACAAGGCTTATCAGGGTAGGGTTACGAGGAAGCAAATCCGCTTCTTAATCAAGCACGTCACTCAGGCACGTCTGATGCTCAGTAAACCGATCGCCCCCAGCAGCAGCAGTGCCCCCAGTCCGCCCAGCAATCCCAGGGATTCGCGAAAGACGACGACGCCCAGCAGAGTAGCAGTCAGGGGTTCCAGCAAAACGGCAATTCCTGCCACCGTTGCCTGGGTGCGTCGCAGACCGATCATATAGATGGCGTAGGCAATGCCCGTGGGCACCAGTCCCAGATAGAGCAGAAACGGCATTCCGGCAGTGAGGGCAGGCAGGGAAGGCGTCAGCACAATGGCAGGACTGAGGAGAATGGCGGCGATCGTAAAGCTAATGGCAGCGACCTGTAGGGGTTCTAGTGTAGCAACGCCCACCTTGGCGATAATGGAGCCGATCGCGTAGGAAAGACCTGCGCCCAGTGCCAGCAATGCGCCGAGCAAAAATTGACCGCCGTTGACCGTAAAGGCTGCCGGATTTGCCACCAGGAGCGCCGTGCCGATCAATCCCAGAACCAGCGCGATCGCGAGCTGTTTAGTAAGCCGTTCGCCCAGCCTTGTCACCGCCAGGATTGTAATAAATAGGGGCGAAGAGCAGATTGCCACCAGTGCCGTCACCGCCACCCCCGCCAGGGATACGCCGCAGAAATAGCACACCTGATAAATTGCCATCGTCAGCCCCAACCCGGCATAGGTTAAAAGTTCCGATCGCGATTGCCAGCCCCGCAGCTTTCCCTGTTGACGTGCCAGCAGGAGTAAAAAAGGAGATGCGATCGCCAGTCGCCAGAAGCCAACTACCAGGGGACTCAGCTCGGTGACTTTTGAGAGCAGCACCATTGTTGCGCCTGTGGTGCCCCAGGAAATAGCGGCAAGGCAGATCAGCAGTAAACCAAAATTCATCAGCAGTGACTCGATCGAGAGACGGCAGGGAGGGTGGGGAAGCTCGGCTTATTTATCTTAAAAAGAAACTTTCCCGGTGAACCAGATGCGAATGGATGAAAGCGATCGGTTCCAGGCTATATGAGATGGCTCTATCAATTTGTAAAGGATTGTGATTTGTCGCGAAAGGTACGCGAAGATCAAGCAATTGCCTTAAACTAAGTGCCTTCAGCCAACTGACTTAAACTCGGTTCAATTCGGTTTCTGTTGCGGGCTGCTGTATTCAGTACGCATTTCAGTACGCGAAATCATTCCCACTATGAAAGAACTTGACCTCCAGGCTACGATTAATACGCTCAATGCCATTCTGGAAGCCGAACTCGCAGGGGTGGTGCGCTATACCCACTACTCGCTGATGGTGACAGGACCGAACCGGATTCCGATCGTCGCATTTCTCAAAGCCCAGGCGAGCGAGTCTCTGCTTCATGCACAGCAGGCAGGCGAGATCATTACCGGACTGGATGGACATCCCAGCCTGAGAATTGCACCGATCGAAGAAACCTATAAGCATGAGATCTACGATATTTTGCTGGAGAGCGTGAATCACGAGAAGGCGGCTCTGGGGCTCTACAAACAGCTGCTCGAAACTGTGGAAGGTGCCAGCATTTATCTAGAAGAATTTGCCCGCACCATGATTGGGCAGGAAGAGGCTCACGGGATGGAATTGGGTAAAATGCTGCGCGATTTTCGTCCGGCATAGCTCCGGCGATCGCTCTCTTGGTTCTATTCCTGGCGGTGAGGGAGAATCCCTCTGAGGATCAACGCAGAACGGTTTTCGATCGTCGTAGCTTTGTCTGTAATTCAATCTGGATGGGTGAATCTTGCTGCGCGATCGCGCTCTGAACACTCTCATTCAGGCAATCCCTTAACCAGGCAACGACATGGAAACCACGCAGGATCTGGAGCTTGATCTAAATAGTTTGATTAACGAGTATGGGCTACTTTCCGTTCTGGAAGCCCTGCGCGAACTTGTTGACAATCGGGCGGCGAACACAGAAACCATTGCGGCTGATTCGCCCGCTGAGTCGCTGAATGAGCAGGTAACAGCATTCCGGGATGTATCGCGATCGCTTGCTGCACTCCTGAACACGCTGCCGCCCGAACTGGATTTTGAGATTGCCCTGGAGCAAATTACCCACACCTCGACGGATCTGGGCAACAGCGATGAAATGCTCACCTATGGGCAATTTTCTTGATCGCTCTCCTGGTTCTACTGCTCTACCCGAATTTGCCCTGCCTGCACGGTGAAAATCTGCGAGGACTGGAGCCACTGGGCATCGAATGAGCCGAGGTGCGTTGTGGTAATCAGGGTTTGGAAGTGATCCTGAATCGTTTCCAGCAGCTTATTCTGTCGGTTTAGATCCAGTTCTGCCAGGACATCGTCCAGCAGCAGCAGGGGCGGTTCCCCCACGATCGACTCAATCAGCTTCAGTTCTGCCAGCTTGAGTGCCAGGACGAGGGTGCGCTGCTGCCCCTGGGAGCCATACTGTCGTGCCGGGGTTTGGTTGATCACAAATTCAATTTCGTCGCGATGGGGTCCTACAAGGGTTGTGCCCTGGTGCATTTCGGCAACCGATCGCTGGTCGAGCCGCTGCAAAAAGGTCTGCTGCACAATATCCGGATCGTCTGCTTCCAGATGGACATTGGGCAGATAGCGGACTTCCAGACTTTCCTTACTATCGCTGATTGCCTCATGCCAGGACTGTGCCAGGGGAGCCAGCCGTTCCAGCACCCTTGCCCGCCGCCGAATTACCCGTGAGCCGATCGCCGCTAGCTGACTGTTCCAGATGGCAAGCTGAGTCGGTTCCGGCGCAGAAACGCCGCCTTCCAGGGCATCACTGCGCTGTTTCAAAAAGGCATTCCGCTGCTTCAGAATCGTGTTGTACTGCTGCAAAATATAGGCATAGACGGGTTCAAGCTGAGTGAGCAGGGTATCCAGCCAGTTGCGCCGTTCGCTCGGACTGCCCCGCACCAGATCCAGATCGAGACTGGAGAACTGCACCGCATTCAGCACCCCTAGAAAATCAAGCTGCCGCCGCAGCGCCTCCCCATTCAGACTTACCGTGCGTCTGCCGTTGCTGCGTAAAGTCAGGGATAGATCGATCGTGCCCGTATCTCGCTCCAGACTGCCCATAATCTGCCCAACGAGTTCCCCCTCCAGCACCAGTTCGCGATCGCGCAAAGCCCGATGGGATCTCAGGGTGGCGAGCAGTTCCACCGCTTCCAGCAAATTCGATTTGCCCTGTGCGTTATCGCCCACCAGGATCGTCTTGGGCGCAGAGAAAGTAATGTGCTGCTCCTGGTAGTTGCGAAAGTGCTTCAGTTCAAGGCTTTTTAGATACACGGGAGCAATGGGCAGAAAAAAGGGGGCAAAGCCTATGATAAGCCTAAGATAAATCTTCTAGAAGCTGCTTGATTCGCTGCGCTGCGGCTTCAATGCGCGTCAGGTGGGGCTTGTCCTGGGGGGCTTGTGCCGTTTTGAGCAGTTCCTTGAGCGCGATCTGAATGGCGACGATCGAGGACTGTAGCTCCTGGAAGAGGAGATTTTGCTTCTGGGAGATGCGCTCCTGCACTCTGGTTTCCATGTTCTGATAGAGCTGCTGCACTGCCGATTCTGCCGCCGTGCGGGAGTTGATTTCCTGCTGCAAGCGGGTATTTTGCTGCTGAAGCTGCACCTGAAGCCTGCCCAGCTTGAGATGGGTTTCGATCCGTGCCAGCACCTCAACGATTTGAAATGGCTTCGTAATATAGTCCACCGCACCAATGCCAAACGCCTGCACTTTGTCCAGCTCTTCGTCCAGCGCGCTCAAAAAAATCACCGGAACACTGCACGTAATTTTGTCGGCTTTAAGCAATTCGCAGACTTCGTAGCCGCTCATCCCCGGCATCACAATATCCAGCAGTACCAGATCGGGAACTTCTGCCTGTGCCGCGCTAAGTGCCATCTGCCCGGATGTAACCCGACGCACTTCATAGCCCGCATCTGTGAGCAGGGTTGCCAGAAACACCAGATTCTCAGGGGTATCATCCACAATCAAAATATTGCCGCCGATCGCCTTGGTGTCATCTACAGGCGGCGCTACTGGAGAGGAAAAACCGTCTAGCATAGATGCTCCGTCACTTCGATTAACTGCTCAAACGCAAAGTGGTCTACCAAGTGGGCGATCGCCGCTCGGAGCTGGGATTGCTCGGAGGGGATCTGGTCAAGTAACTGTTTAATCGAGGTTTCACGGGCTGCCCGCGCTGCCTGATTCAGTTGGGCAATCCACTCGGATGGCATTTCCTGAAGATCCGCGGGACGAATTTCTGATCCAGGCTTGAAACCGTGATGCACCTCAGTTCGCTTCTTTACGGGGGATAGCTCATGGAGATACTGCACTCCCAGATGATGCTGGAGAGTTGTGAACAAAATTTCCTCGGAGTAGGGCTTACCGATAAAGTCATCGCATCCCGCCGCAAAGGCACGCTGGCGCTGATCTTCAAACACCGTTGCGCTGACGGCAATAATTTTGGTGGTGGGTCGTTCCGGCTGCGTCCGTTCGATTGCCCGAATTTGAGCCGTTGCTTCTAGTCCATCGGCTTCGGGCATCCGTAAATCCATCCAGATCAGATGGGGCGCAAACTGCTGCCATTGTTCGATCGCCTCGAAGCCATTGCGGGCAATCCTGACATCAAACCCCGCCGGGGTGAGCCACTGTGACATCAAATCCGCATTCACCTGAATGTCATCGACTACTAGAATGCGATGGATAGGCTGATTGGGTGCCAGACGAATGGGGGTATCCGGAAAAACCCGATCGTCCTGCGGCAAGGCTTTCCTGTCGAGCTGGCTCTGCTGCACTACCCTAAACGGCAGCGTGAACTGCAACGTTGTCCCCTGTCCGAGCTGGCTTTCTGCCCAGATTTCGCCGCCCATGAGCTGCACCAGACGGGCACTGATGGTTAACCCTAAACCGCTGCCCTGGCGCGATCCCTCGCCGATATCAGTTTGAGTAAAGGCTTCAAAAATCGCATTCAGATCTTCGGGGGCAATTCCCACGCCCGTATCCGAGACGGCAAAGTGAAGAAC from Leptolyngbya ohadii IS1 includes the following:
- a CDS encoding ferritin-like domain-containing protein; this translates as MKELDLQATINTLNAILEAELAGVVRYTHYSLMVTGPNRIPIVAFLKAQASESLLHAQQAGEIITGLDGHPSLRIAPIEETYKHEIYDILLESVNHEKAALGLYKQLLETVEGASIYLEEFARTMIGQEEAHGMELGKMLRDFRPA
- a CDS encoding IMS domain-containing protein translates to MRIPLDYYRILGLPIQATAEQLQQAHRDRVLQFPPRREFSEAAIAARRSLLDEAYAVLSDPTRRQEYDTGFLAKSYELLDAGRSQEAIDDPDKNGSYHPGDPDLGIDFYTPSIEIDESQFVGVLLILLELGEYELILKLGRPYLIGGTQSLKQNYGDPNLVADDIVLAVAVACLELGREQWNQGQYENAAESLETGRELLLREGVFAQLRGEMQAELYKLRPYRILELLALPESHLAERRQGLTLLQEMLQDRSGIDGDGADQSGLNTDDFLRFIQQLRSYLTSEEQQNLFEIEARRPSPVATYLAVYALVARGFAERQPALVRRAKTLLLRLSSPQQDVYLEQAVCALLLGQTEEASRALERSQEYESLAFIRDHSQGSPDLLPGLCLYSERWLQNEVFPHFRDLARKQASLKAYFADEDVQAYLEELPNEPETNQPWMTPGTGIYREPQNTSSQPQWLRPPRDTSTATLPDRESGAGLLPAERVPVREESHNTLRPNSGRNRLPEARQPGSNSDYGSGNGIYRPAPGTSEEPIVVSPSPRRSSSQKGFRLDRLLFLVAIGVISVGALIFLISRLFARPSDPVQSDNPAAIAPSAPASPSPTVSPSPESATEPLTETSASQVIQSWLRAKSAAMGEQHETNVLSNILTNPLLAEWRTRSEKARTEGWYWEYEHPNVEIVSVSTEAGNSSANAAGSNSASPESSPEASSPTAGSSTSSPDSSPTSSPTNSPASGSSTLTASDRAEVEAIVTERGELFVNGQLDQSSSYDDSIRARYSLVREQGQWKIEGIDVLQ
- a CDS encoding AEC family transporter, translating into MTDALLQSYLPLFVWTGLGLIFSGALPASLPRLLGRSLYWVGVPVEILALARQTDFSAEVSLAPPLTVGTLLCGFTIAWMVLQGLQSGLQSRFLQGVFLPLTGGDRTSEDSHPLTQALAPAQRGSFLVSSVLGNTGFIGLAIAPHFVSADAWGWLVSYSVTQNVVGTYGMGVFIASYYGRQAAHPQIGRLLKDVLTVPSLWAFVLGYSTQAVPLPEMVEFGLHRSITLVIPAALLLMGIRLRQLHGWKSLQIAVVPMLLKTIALPLLVGLITHMWGLPQDAQLSLVLMAGMPSAFAGLILAEEYEIDRSLVASSIVLTTVICLLLIPLWLWLFR
- the pdhA gene encoding pyruvate dehydrogenase (acetyl-transferring) E1 component subunit alpha, which translates into the protein MATTQERTIPTLSSIAPVTREEGLMLYEDMVLGRTFEDKCAEMYYRGKMFGFVHLYNGQEAISTGVIRTMRPGNDYVCSTYRDHVHALSAGVPAREVMAELFGKATGCSKGRGGSMHLFSAEHRLLGGYAFIGEGIPVALGAAFQTKYRRETMGDESADQVTAAFFGDGTSNNGQFFECLNMAALWKLPIIFVVENNKWAIGMAHERATSQPEIYKKASVFGMAGVEVDGMDVLAVRTVALEAIERAKAGEGPTLIECLTYRFRGHSLADPDELRSKSEKEAWLARDPIKKLAAHLTDNKLAEADELKAIDKKIQALVEDSVKFAQDSPEPEPSELYRFVFAEDE
- the gntT gene encoding guanitoxin biosynthesis MATE family efflux transporter GntT, with product MSRSSPTIDPASGNLASGNPAFGHPASGKPFSASLAQTASASSGNHLFAALTSVDFLPRFLRLATINVLSNLMVPLSGLISVAFLGHLGDIRYLTGVTLATVLFNTIYRTLSFLRMGTNGMTAQAVGRNDRPQMLLTGLRNGLLAIGLGIVILLFQHPLRDLGFRLLNAAPDVGAAGQAYYDARIWAAPVTLLNFVIMGWLLGQEKGEAKDYPFWRSRVLLLSAIGNAVNIVMDYWLIVRWDWQSAGAGWATAIGQLAMAIAGLVVVGRMVKWQEIRAVAPEILNWAEFRQTLTLNTNLLVRTFTLLCAFSLFASLSSALGTDTLAENALLLQIVTLTAYFIDGFAYATESLAGMFHGEGRRDRLMPLAKLAGGISLLFALTIAFICVSFPHSVFHVFTDNAVVLAGIHEFVFWLLPVLGCGSIAFMLDGYFAGLTAGITLRNTALAATLLGFVPVAILAWNTQNSTLLWLAMTLFMAMRAGLLAVRVPATVRGEG
- a CDS encoding DMT family transporter, with product MNFGLLLICLAAISWGTTGATMVLLSKVTELSPLVVGFWRLAIASPFLLLLARQQGKLRGWQSRSELLTYAGLGLTMAIYQVCYFCGVSLAGVAVTALVAICSSPLFITILAVTRLGERLTKQLAIALVLGLIGTALLVANPAAFTVNGGQFLLGALLALGAGLSYAIGSIIAKVGVATLEPLQVAAISFTIAAILLSPAIVLTPSLPALTAGMPFLLYLGLVPTGIAYAIYMIGLRRTQATVAGIAVLLEPLTATLLGVVVFRESLGLLGGLGALLLLGAIGLLSIRRA
- a CDS encoding universal stress protein, with the protein product MGFKRILVAIDYSLLSQTVFDQALDLARQSEAKLLLFHCMTADVVTLMPPMPGEMGISPEIMHHSYQVESLRLSQQTHQVQELLYRYCQLARQAGVSATSEYRIAEPGEGLCQAAKTWGADLIVMGRRGRSGLAEVFLGSVSNHVMHRAPCAVLVVQKDCGRSIQDEAVEPQTLSEPAVKS